From the genome of Mugil cephalus isolate CIBA_MC_2020 chromosome 2, CIBA_Mcephalus_1.1, whole genome shotgun sequence, one region includes:
- the LOC125003683 gene encoding phospholipid phosphatase 3-like — protein MLETFGPQSAGAPISSAELQLKLTDDKSRLAAAEMRMENGSGKKLLEITGPSLSKRKLLVGLDLLCLFLASIPFFACELKTVRPYKRGFMCGDPSITYPYLHREAIPDELLIAGGIIITGLTIALGECYRVRFRSVSSKAFVKNLYVSCLYKELGCFLFGCCVGQSLTNMAKLSVGRLRPHFLSVCGITYASLNCTPGTYVATVTCRQPDHRLEEEARKSFFSGHASFAMYTMLYLAFYLQARLTWRGARLLRPVLQFFLVMLAVYTGLTRISDYRHHPSDVLTGYIQGALTAYWVAFHISSMFKSPSSDLSPTETLDSPLSPHHTVC, from the exons ATGTTGGAGACATTCGGGCCGCAGAGCGCCGGTGCGCCCATCTCTAGCGCGGAGCTCCAGCTCAAACTGACGGACGACAAGAGCCGCCTGGCCGCCGCAGAGATGAGGATGGAGAACGGCAGTGGGAAGAAACTCCTAGAGATAACTGGACCGTCCTTATCCAAGAGAAAACTTTTGGTCGGCTTGGacctcctctgcctcttccttG CTTCCATCCCTTTCTTTGCATGTGAACTGAAGACAGTGCGTCCTTACAAAAGAGGCTTTATGTGTGGGGACCCCAGCATCACCTATCCTTACCTGCACAGAGAAGCCATACCAGACGAATTACTCATCGCGGGAGGCATCATCATCACCGGCCTCACA ATTGCCCTCGGGGAGTGTTACCGGGTGCGCTTTCGAAGCGTCAGCTCAAAGGCCTTCGTCAAGAACCTGTATGTGTCCTGTCTGTACAAGGAGCTGGGCTGCTTCCTGTTTGGCTGCTGTGTAGGCCAGTCTTTGACCAACATGGCTAAACTCAGTGTGGGGCGGCTGCGgcctcacttcctgtctgtgtgcgGCATCACCTACGCATCGCTCAACTGCACACCTGGAACATACGTTGCGACGGTGACATGTCGCCAGCCTGACCACCGGTTAGAGGAGGaggccag GAAGTCTTTCTTCTCGGGCCACGCTTCTTTTGCGATGTACACAATGCTCTATTTAGCG TTTTACCTACAGGCACGGTTGACGTGGCGCGGGGCTCGGCTGTTGAGACCAGTGCTGCAGTTTTTCCTGGTTATGCTGGCGGTCTACACAGGTCTGACCCGCATCTCCGACTACAGGCACCACCCGTCCGACGTTCTAACAGGCTACATACAAGGAGCTCTCACTGCTTACTGGGTG GCCTTCCACATCTCCTCGATGTTTAAAAGCCCCAGTTCAGATCTGTCCCCGACTGAGACCCTGGACAGCCCCCTGTCACCCCACCATACCGTCTGCTAA